From Daucus carota subsp. sativus chromosome 6, DH1 v3.0, whole genome shotgun sequence:
accaccatCTCCGCCTCTCGCCACCGTCGCCGCCGTCATCTCCGGCGACTCATCTTCACCTCACGACTCTCAACAACCACCCCTACCTCAACCTCCACCTCCCCAAACCCTAACAAAACCGGCGTCATCATCATCGGCGGCGGTCTCTCCGGCCTCGCCGCCGCCACAAAGCTCACCTCCCTCAACATCCCCTTCCTCCTCCTCGAATCCTCCGACGCCGTCGGCGGCCGCGTCCGCACAGACGTCGTCGACGGCTTCCTCCTGGACCGCGGCTTCCAAATATTCATCACCGCCTATCCCGAAGCTCAGAAGCTTCTAGACTACGAATCGCTACAGCTACAAACATTCTATTCCGGTGCCAAAGTATTTTACGGCAACACTTTTCACACCGTTGCTGATCCTTTACGACACTTTTCGGACTCGCTGCCGACGCTTGTCAATCCAATTGGAAATTTTTTCGATAAATTGTTGGTTGCGATTACGAGAATTAAGGTGTTGATTAAGTCTGATGAGGAGATATTTAGCAGTGAGGAAGTGAGTACTATTGATTTGCTTAGAGGAATTGGATTTTCGGAGTGTATGATTGATAGGTTTTTTCGTCCGTTTTTCGGGGGGATTTTTTTCGACAGGGAGTTGGAGACGACGTCGAGGCTTTTCGAGTTTGTGTTTAAGTGTTTGGCGGTTGGGACTAATACACTTCCGGCTAATGGCATTTCTGCGATTCCTGAACAGTTGGCGGGTAAATTGCCAGCTGGTTCGGTTTTGTTGAATTCTAGGGTTTGTTCGGTTAATGTTGGATTGGATTCTGTTGCGAATGTTGAGCTTGAGAATGGCGAGGTTTTCAGGAGTGAGAATGGAGTGATTCTTGCTGTTGAAGAACCGGAAGCGATTAGGCTTTTAGGTAGGAAGATGAAAGGGGAATTTAAGGAACCTCGGAAAACTGTTTGTTTGTATTTCTCAGCGGAAATGTACCAAATACCTTTTAAAGATCCGGTTTTGTATATAAATGGGTCGGGCAAGGGGATAGTGAATAACATGTTCTTTGCGACTAATGTGGCTCCATCCTATGGACCACCAGGGAAGGGTCTGGTATCAGTTTCACTTATCGGATTGTTTGAGGATGTTTCGGATGAGGATCTGATAGCTAAGGTTGTTAAGGAGCTTTCAGATTGGTTTGGAGGGTCAGTGGTTGGGTCATGGAGACATTTGAGAACGTATAGGATAGGGTTTGCACAGCCGAACCAGAGTCCACCCACAGACTTGATGAAGGATCCGAGATTGGGGCCCGGTTTGTACATGTGTGGGGATTATTTGACTAGTGCCACATTTGATGGAGCTTTGGTGTCGGGGAAGAGGGCAGCTGAAGCCTTGCTTAAAGATGAGGCCTTGATTAAAGTTTGATCATGTCTTGCACTTGTAAGTTGAGTTCTAGTTCATTATTTGTACAAAATggcataggaaattgagaatgTGAGTTGTTTCTCTCTTAATGTGATGATACATTATGAAGTTTCTTCACGTCGTAAGATTagtgtagttgttcctgaacaAGTTTTGAACATGTTATAAACGTTACGTTCTGTTGGCAAAACAACAATTTTAATGCACAGATGTAGTGAGACTTTACAGGGTGATGTTCAAACTTGATTTGCCGCTTGTTTAAGTTTATTAACATAAAGTTGCAATTTCTTTCCTGTGTATAAAATGATTTAGTCTTTTCCTTGTGTATTATTTTGTATGATAAAAAGGGAGGATATTCCTTGTAGTTACACTTTGAAGATTAGACGCTCCAAGTATTATGTCATATTAGTTTTTTGCTGGAATGATGTGCATCTGAACAAAATTAAGATGATATTGCCGCTGACAAATTTTAGCACTCATTTGCACGGTGGAAGAGAAACAGGCAATTTGCAGAAAGGTTCGTGTCCTCTTCCTCTATACTTGTTGAACTCAGATAACCTATCTCGTGATTGTCTGTttaattatttactttttaCAGATCCGATTCACTTAATGGATGCTGCAGCTGAATTCTGATCAACTCGCTTCAAAGCCATAATTTTTGCCTAAATCTAAGGGTACTGATGATCTAAGGCAACATGGATATACAAATACCATCTGgaagatatcatcaaatttgtgAGTATCAATTCTCTACATACTATATGAGAATGATTATATAGTGACAATTTGAGTGTTATGAGATGGTTATGATATGTTGAAATGAAAACATATTTTAGTAGTAAGCGTGTACTTTAAACCATCTTAATTGACATTAAGAAATAATATTCATCTTGCTTGGAACTAAGTAGCAATTGATGTGGAAAAGGTagtaattacaaatatattgttatttatCTTTCTGTTGAGAGTCCATAGCTGAAATTGATAACGTTAATTCGACATCTGACTCCTTAAGTTTAAAAACACCTAGATACTATAGATAATTGAAATAGTGTCATTATCTGGTTCTTAGAACTTTAAACAAAACATATACAATTTCTTTTCCAGTCAAATCTCCAAATTGGATTTTGCTCATGACTCATCACCTAGTCACTATTTAAAACACGACTTGTTAACGATGATTATTGCCGATATATTGAAATTATCTAAATGGCTTCTTCTGCCATAATCTCATTTACGATTCAATCACAAGGGAAGTAAACATTTAACAGAACTTACcagaattttaatttacataGTTCCTAAAAAGTAGCCCTTGATACCTGAGTACCAACAAGTTTCTTGTCAAAGCCTGTAAAGCTCGTACTTTGTGATGAAGATGCCCCATCAGACGGAGGATTACAACTCTTGTCATATATCATTGAGTAATCTGTTATTACACCAGCGGCTTCTTGGTGAATGTCAAAAGGTAGCTGTGGAATGCTGGCATCCCCTAATAGAACTTGCACAACACACCTCATACTGGGTCTGTGATCAGCAAGAGGGTGAGAGCAAAGTAAGCCAAGACTAAGCACGACCTCAGCTTCATATTGGTTGTACTCGTCTAGAGTAGGATCAACTGCATGAAGTATTTTCCCCCGGGAATGTAGGTCCCTAACCCAATCTACCAAAACCAGTTCATCAGGGTTCTTCTGTGGCTCAATTGGCCTCCTACCAGAAACCAACTCTAGCATAAGTGCACCATAGCCATAAACGTCTGTTCTTGTTGTAGCTTTACCTGTCTTGGTGAGTTCAGGAGCCAGGTACCCCAGTGTCCCAACGATATGAGTGGTCTGTGGGTGCAAACCGTGGTCATAAGTCCTTGCAAGACCAAAATCTCCAAGCTTTGCATTAAGATCCGCATCTATTAGGACATTGCTCGGCTTCACATCTCTGTGAACTACTATCTGGTCACATTCTTCGTGAAGGTATAGTAATGCCTGTGCAACAccaactaatatattatatcgTTTCTCCCACGTTAGTAACTTCTTTTTCTGCTGGGGATTTTCGAACAGTAGGTGATCGAGGCTTCCATTTGGGACATAATCGTAAATAAGGTGCAGCTCGTCTTGTCTTCGACACCATCCGTGTAGCTGTACCAAATTCCGATGCCTGAGTCGTCCCATGCTTGTTATTTCGGCTACAAATTCCCTCATTCCCTGGCGGGAGTCTTGAGCTATTCTCTTTATTGCCACCTCTAGCCCCGTGTCAGGGATGACACCCTTGTAGACTCTTCCAAAACCTCCAGATCCGATAAGGTGTTTCTCTCCAAATCCTCTTGTTGCTGCAACGAGATCTGAATATTTGAACCTTCGAGCACCATACTCCACCTCCCAGTCTTCCATAATGTCATCTTCATTTCTGAAGTGATGTATGATGTGAGTAGCACCTAATACAATCAAGATAACTAGAGTGACAGTAGCCAAACTGATGCCCACAATGAACCCTTTACTATGAATTACCTTTACTGATTTATCTAGAGAGGGGAGGTCAGAGGGATCTAAATCTTGTGCCTTTCCACCAAAACTAAAGCTCCAGCCAAGGATATTATGACTGGCTGAAAGCAAACCCGTGGAAGCAGTAAAGCCGATGtacatatattcatttatcacCGTTGAGAGGTCAATGGGAAGAGTGATAAGGGGCTTTTGCGGCTTCAATATGCCAAGAGGAGCTACGGTAACATTCAGCAGCATCTCTTGATTGTTATAATCAATCCATGCATGGAATGGGCTTCCACTCTTGAGATTAATGGACATGGTGGTGTTGCCTATAAAATAAGCTGCTGGCTTAGAAATGTTAGAGATCAAGCTAGATATGTCTATTCCAACATGATTATCATTAATATCCATGAATTCAAGATTCTGAACAACATCAAACTCAACAGCTAGTGCTCTGGTGGAATACGTTTCCATGCTAGTATCATTTGGAAGGCCCAAGTACTGGTTTAGACGACATTCTTGTGGTTGCTTGGTGGACAAGAGAACAAAGGTGAGGCCATGGCCTCCAATCTCTGGATACTTCGGGTTAATGGAGAACACAAAATTGGTGCTGAAGGTGACAACAGAAGATTTGTTACCTTTATTTTGATTTGGCATGAATTGCAAAGCAGATGGATAATATGCATGTCCTATGAGCTTCGGTTTATCATTTGTTATGGCCATTATGCCATCAGATCGTAAATATGCATCTCCATCACAGCTCAGATCTGCATGCTTGAATCCGTTGTATGTGAAATTTACTTGAGAATGGACAAATTGTACAAGAAGAAGTTGcaacaagaaaaacaagaatTTCATGGCAGAAAGTGTTTAGATGTAGGATGCCCTGTCCAGTCGACTAGTTTGTGAACTTATGATATCTTTGGCATAGAGGGTTAAGCTAATATTAAAGGTTAACAGACTTGCAGACAATTTTATAAGAGGTGTCAAGAACATACATTCTGTCctaaaatagattttttatgCTTATTAAATACAGTTAATTGTTAAAGCTGGATTACGTAACAGAATTCGCCTCTTCGTTATCTTGTTGGATTCATTAACTTAATATGCCTCTTCGTTATCTGTGATACCGATCCCGATTTCCATGGCAAAGTTATAAATTGCTTGCACAACATGCAAATTATATTTGCTTTAAACTACTCCTATAATCTTATTTGTAATCTTGTCCCCATGCAAGCCATGGACTTATGCTCTATAATAATAATGTTATCATGCACATGGGAATAGTCGTATGAATACATGCAATTGTTTAAATTCAGAGGCTCTATATGCTCATGGAGGAGACAGTGCCATATATTTCTCATAAAATCTCCCTACTGCTGAGGAAATCAAAGCGAAGAAATCACCAGTTCGAGGTATAAAAGGCGGGTTCACAATATACTGTCAAATCCTAGTTTGTAAATGATTCAGAACATGTGCAGGGTATATGATTATTCTATTGTATAGTACATTTGAGCTAATGCATATGCCTTCATGAACGTTTGGAGCCTGCCTAGAACAATTGtataagaataaaaattacttgAAATTGCTGGACTGTAATTCTCTTTTCCTATGATTATATGTTATAGCATAAAATCTCTGTTCAGGAAAAGAATCTTCATTTCGAATAATAATTGTAAAAAAACTTATATCCTTTTTTCCTCAGGCGGAGGCAGCAGTGTAAAGCCATATATAAGCTGGGACATGCGGAATTAAATCCAGGTTTAAAAAGCTTGTTTATTGTTATGCTCAAATTTGTTAGCGAAAGATTTGATAACTACTGGTTTGTATTGTGTATGTGAGTTCAAAATAAGGTTGGTTCCATGACTTGGACCTCCTGGGATGGGGATACAAGTTGGAAATATTAAATGTGGCTATAAACTCAAAACCCAATCTCAACCATCTGCTTTTCTACAGTATTTACAGAGATTAAAAAAGAAGTTAATGTCTGTGTTCTGGGTGACAACTCGAAGCTCATACTTCGTGATGTTGAATACTGTGAGATTATTAATTATAGCCAAGTTGATTCCTTTATTTCTCTCTCAGGACATGTTGCCAAGTTGATATGCTTCTTATGTCAACTTCCAATGGAGACAAAGGCCGATAACTTGGTGAACATATCCAGAAGCAGCAGCTATTGTCTGGTATGCTCGTAATTTGATGCTTAAGTATCAAGAAAGAGTAATGCAGCGCCTCTTCAATGCTGCTCTGTTATGCATTTTCTTTACTTAATCTTAATTCTTGCGACGTGGCTTTTTCATCCTTGTAGAGTCGTAGAGCATTCAACTAATCTCTCAACTACGCAAATATTCTGATTCTTGCAATTTAAATACGAAATCAATGAGTCAAAAAAGCAGTGATACTTGATAAGTTGATATATTACCAAATGTAGGATAAAATTGATAGGCATGTCATGTTATTTGTTAGTATAGAGTAAGATTTGTGGATAATATTTTCGCTGGAATGAACTGAACAGAGAGGTACAACGAAAGAAACTGAAACAGAGATGCAACAAAAGAGAAAAAGGCTATTCTTTTGCTTTTGTCTTGGTAGTTTGCTAAACTATTTTTCAATTCCACACAGTTCATCCTATATTTCTTGATTCATTATGGGAGATTTGATCCAACGACTACACCCTTTTATTCGCCCCATTCTTCATTTGTTCAGAATTTTTCGTAATTATTGGTAATTTATGCTATATTTATGTCATAGCGTAACTTAGAAGATGAAGCAGACCATGGAAATCATTAGGTAGATTCATAATTGACTTTAAACTATAAACCGAGAAGATGAAGTAGACTATGCGGAGATGTGCACCAAGGTTATTTGGACTCTTGTAACCATCCAGTGTAACTACTGTATAAACTATAGGCAGCAGATATAGTAATCCAGTGAGCGATGACAATAATTAGTTATCATAATGTgatatttgtaaatttttagaGAAAAATGTCCCTAGAAACTTCTTTGCTTGTCCCTAGAAAATCTATAtaatacattattttatttataagaaataCACAAATATTCCAGGAGAAGTGCTCTGGAAGAAATTATTAAGTTTGTAATCAATTTTTCGTAAATATTAGCAGACATGGTAGCACCCATGAAACATCAGCAATCAAATGAAGTCATGgtgtaattttgaaaaagtttCGACTCATAAAACGATTCTGGAAGTAGTAAAGTTTTGAGTCAAATAAAATATCGAATTATTGCAACGAGGGAAAGCAAATCGAATTCAATGAAAACTGAACTATCAAATAATAACTCATGTTTACGGCCTTAAGCACAATCTGTATTTAAAACACAAAACTAACAAATAAGAAGTGCTTCTTCCCATGCCACACATGCTGGTAGGTCAATCAATCCAATTGCCTTTATATTTCTCTCTATTATAAATGTAAGCATGTATATCCAAGTTGGATATATGAGCTAATccaataaaattatgtattgtTTTGTTTCCATTATTAGGCTTAACAAATTATCATACAGTGCTAGCTTTCTTTGTTTCTTAAGTTTGAAAATTACCAAACTGTTAGGCAAAAAGTGATCAACTTAAATTATGAAAAGGTGGGCatgaagttgagcttcattccTTTCTTTGCCACTATGTGAACTACTTGGTGCCCACCACAATCCACACACACACTCTGTGTCTCAGTGTTAATATTGAGATAAAAAGATCATATATGACATAATTATGAACACATTCATATTCCCATTTTTCACTTTGAAATACTCATATTAATTGTTTCTGACAGTTAACAGCAAAATACAAAGTTAAGATTCCGTCATAAGTAACATGGCTCGTGGCTCGTTTGGCTTATCTTATTTATTTCGGAAACAATAcatgattatttatatttttttataagtaaatgacttgtattttatatattatcaaataGGGGGCAAACCTGCTCTAAATGTCCTATGATACATTTATGCTAATGTGTAAGAATAAAAATACCCACAAATTATCTCTTTGGAATGTGGATCTCTGTTTTGGATTAAGTTCAATTCTGTTACGGCTCTTTGAACCATAGGATAACTCTTCAATGAGTACACACAAGTGCACAAGTGGTTTTAGTGTTAGAGTGTTATTATGATGACTAATTGTAATTAGCCAATATAATGCCTCTTTTCATACAGTAAATAAAACAAACTCAATTATCACTGTTGTTGTTGAAAGGAACAGAAGAAGATATCATTTTGACATTTTCCCCTcttaaattattgaaatttgaCAAAATTTGTACTATTGCGATGAATATTGACTTGGGGAGTCAATTTTGTCGTAATTTACCATAGACCGATTGTCCTGCCGTATTTTTTTCAGTGTGCCCAGAGGCACTTGTAGTTCCAGATTTCACTCAAATTATTGCAATTAACTGTTTCAAAGGAATTCAAATTCATGGTGTCTATTTGTACACAAGTCACAGGCTCAATAAACATGTGCGACAAGTCTGTAATtctaataaaattttacataattttcataattatatattctagACATAATTTTTGCACCGGACCCATGAAATTATAGGGACGGTTTTAAGTCACATTTTGATGCCGTTATTATTCAGGGCAGATCTAACACATAAATGTTAGGGGGCACGAagcaaattttcgaaaaacacctgtatgtttttaaattttttaccgacacttttataattttgcaaaatttagaatagcgaaaaaatgtaaaaaaataaataaattagaagaGACATGTCCCCCATacctcttcctagatccgcccctggttATCATCAAATAATATTCGAGACGATTAATATAGTGAAAAACTTCTTTCGTGAAACGCAACTGCCTTATTCTCTCCATTGATCTTTTTGTTTGCTATTTGTTTTATCATTAGATTATCTACTGGGggtttattttaaaacaaataaatggCGCTTTTGGAAAAAGTGATATGGATTTTCGATGGAaatcttcttttttattttgagaACGAATGGAAGAAAAATGCAATTATGATGTTACTGatgtgaaattatatttatcatgGTGAATGAGTAACTCGAGAGTTGAAAGCTTTCTGGGGTCAAAAATTGCAATTAGTGGTGATTTTAATAAAGCATTCATCCAATCcaattattatgaaaatttgtCTCTTTTTGCCGCAGATTATTACAAGCCCGCCTTAATTAGGGAGTTGATTAAATGTAGCAAGTGAAAGGCACTAAACAAATATCATGACAAGATGTTGATGTTGTGTGTTTTCTCATATAAATTATCCACTTGATCGATCAACTGATAATTGGCAATAGCGTTTGGCTTTGATATCGACCTCTGCCCAAATATTTGCTTCTGAAGTGGTTTTATAAGTCTGAAAAGATAAGTCTttaatttgttccatttggatATAGCGATATTGCATTGAATGAGTTGGTACATTAGGCACATGCGATTTTCTGTGTAGTAGTCAATAATAGACGATTTTTCTTTCATCTTGATAAGTCAATTCATCTTTGATGATTGTGTTGCAGTTTCATGTTACTTAAAATGGCCACCTCaatcttttttatttatcacGGTGTGAATAAAATTTGATGATTATTTAGATGCAGCACGAGACGGTGGAGGTACTTGTTCCCACTGACCTTCGTCAGATACGAATATATTTCAtgtgtttttaataaaaaatttgttttattccCATGATTGAGATGGACATTCATCCTAATATGTTATATTTAGAGAAAACTCGTGTTTGGTTGTGAATGACTACCGATTCTTCAATACCCATTATTTTAGAATACTCGTGTGATATTTGAGCTCCAAAGTGATTTTATAAAACTTCCGCAAAATTTGTATTTGAAATATCATGCTTCGGATTatcaacaaaatattattttgatattgcgTTATCTTGAAAAATATGATGAAATTTATTATACTAGAAGCTtgtaagaagaaaaaaaataagaggaGAAATATCCGTTAAGTTTTGTATAATTTGCAAGTGTAAAAGTATGTCATCCCCAGCTAGTTTGATGGTGTGGTGCAGCCAAACCTACCTCATGTAGATGTATAAATCCAATAGACAGAGAGAGTAATGGTGTGAGGTCACTGTCCTTGTTTCAACTCCTAGTCTTTTTCTCATTATACTATATTCCAATCTTAATGGACTACTAGCTGCGGCTTTGCATGCTTCAGTTTTAAACAATCTCTCATCAGTGCTGTGCTTGCTACCACATTATTGTTCATATTGGAGGCATGGGCGAAACCACAATATATTTATCTTAATGCCATCatatatttaaacttttttatatttagcaTTTTCGAATTTACAAATGCCGGTAGATAAATCATCTGCAGGCAGGAAATGTATTTTCCTGTAACTAAAGACTGGTTCATTTCATCTCACATGGCAGAGATTGAGAAGAAAGGAGGATAAACCCGTCTCGACTAGCCAGTGTCACAGTGATTCAGGAGCTCGGAGCCGAGAGCAGAGTAGTGATCTTTATAAGGGTTATATGCCTTAGAGCATTTCTAACAGAGGGTCAAGAGAGGCCTCAAATTTTGCCAAAGAACTCACCGATTATTTCTCCTTCTGAAGTTCATTATCCAAGACTAAAATTTCATTGAAGAACTCACTAATCTTATTCCGTTTCtcatataataaataatgtaaTACTATAATACGAAAGTTCATTATCCCTTTGTCATGAATTTTAGTAAAGTCTGATTGGACACACTATAATGTAATAATAGTTTAGGCCTAAGTTTTGTGGAGACcacaaaattttgaagaatTGGAGTCCTCAATCTTGACCATTCATTTAGTTATAATCTAACGGCTGagacaattttattttataattaaaaaactcTGGATAATTATTACACTTCTGGTTTCGTATAATGTATGTACACTGCATACACCGTCATAAATTAATATCTATATCCTTAAATTGTTCACCTGTTCTTCTGCTCAAAGTTGTTGTTCTGTATATTGTCCACTGGTTTCAAGGTTGttatctttttcaatttttatcttCTGCTTCCGGCTGTTCTGCAAATACTTGTTCGGTAAAAACAACCTGGTAGGTGGACTATTTATAGATCATTTATGTATGTCTAAGTGATAGTTAGTTAAGTGAAAACAATTTACTTGTTTTCACTTCAACTTGCTCGAACGGACCTGAAGTCATTCCTCTTGTTTCGCAACAATCCGTGAGTTGTCGGCTGTAGTGCTGCAATTGTTCTTCTCAGCGGTGTTTATCCTTCAAGATTTCGTATTTGATTTGGGGGAATGAGTTTAGGAGACAATTAACAGGCGTTTGGTGCGGGATTATGATGTTGTAGATATACGGTTTCTACAGTTTAGTATACGATCGTATTTATCCCTAGTTTTCTGATTAAAAAGCCATTCCTACGTGTCATGCAGATCTGCTGTACAGTCCAGttttaatctaacggtgctaCACTAGGTCTCCAAATACTTCAAATAAACAAGACTCCAAGGAGCCCAACTCCGTTTAATATACTTCTTAACATACATGTACGTCAAACCATGACTATTATTCAAAttgttaataatatatactagTTATATATAGCAAGTTTAAGGAGGTAATTTAATGCATGATACTCTTACGGTCAGTCTACCAAAAACTTATCATCTATTGGATCCTATACAGGACAAGTAAACaatgttaaattaaaaaaaaattcctatCCTATAAGAAAACTGATATTtacttgtatatttataatatttctttttaagtcaaaataaattttgttttttttatgattatgatttcttttataaaaaaattttgtgaataaaataataaataattaaaatcacaaaattattttaataaaaaaatttcaaaacataaTCAAATTTGGTAGAAAGAAATTATTACTTAACTGACATATATTGGAAAATGCCTTACTTGGTTAAGCGGGAAAACATAAAAGGATATTGAACTTAAAGACGGAAGTTGAGTTTAACAAGTGTAAAAACAGATGTGTGAAACGAATTAAAACactttttcttaattcaaaacaaattttttcTTATTCTTGCATGCTTATGATTCATTTTCTTAatacaaaacaaattataaatacaaattttatttctaaatcatatagactttttaaaaataaataaatttcattaGATATCATAATTCTAAAATAAAACacattcataaatataatataataaaaattgaagACACATATATAAAACCCAGTCATACGGATGCatatcaacaaaaaatattagaagaaaAACGTGAAAATATCGTAATAGGAGttgatattataaataaaaccatctcatacaaatacaaatcaacTAAATATGTTATACGAGAAAATTCGCAACATTCACTGTCGGACtaaaatttttcaaatataaattgacCAATATCTTGAACATAAATCGATGGAGTCCAGATAgtaagaatttaaaaattatcagataaatatTGTCTTTCATCGTATCTATTTCTTTGCACATGAAAATTAGAActtgtatatattaattttataaatcgaatttgAATTTAACGAGCCGTACCAAACAAATATGAATCGAGCGTGAgtaaagtaaaattttaaataagtccGCCTCAAGTCCGTTGATGAAATGCTCGAATGACTTGCAGATCTAGCGAATATGAGCTCAACTCGATCAGGAGAAATGACGACCCTTTGGATAAAGGTGGGTCATAAAAGAGGATTGTAGACAATTTTATGGTACACAACAAAATCACCTTGACACGTGTATGACAAGAGCTAGGTGTGGATGATATAAGCATGAAGTATGATATAAATGACCCACACTTATCATCTTTCTTAACTTTATTCTTCTTACAGCCATTTatactcaaaatatttaatgaatttctaattGCTTAAAGACATAACTACATGTTAACCCCAAATCTAACGAAACGATTAGTTCCCTCCGACAGTAACAAACCCCGTTACTTATCAACTATCCAACGTTCTCTTAACAACCAGCCGCCTTAAACAACCATCAAATTCTCCCCCAAGATCTTAAACCAATGAGCCCTCCATTCTTAATTAacataatcatataattaatgTGGGCACGGTTGGATAACCCAATGATTAAGTGTTTATCTTATGTCGTCCCAGGTCGTGAATTCGATCTCGGCTCAACTCGAGAATATCTTTTAGAACATACTCATTTGTACATATCATCGACACATGCTTCTTAATAAAGGTGAAcctattatatatacaataatcGTCAATTAAAATGAGTGAGATATATAAAATCTAGTGTTTAATATATGCAGGTTAGAATATACAAAACAAAtccataatataaaaataagtagCTAGCCTATTTGTGTGCTGCATGATCACCAAAACACTTGCATCTCACGCagtctctttctctctctttttctaACACTATAAATATCGCCAACTTACTTGCATACCTTCCATTACACCACTTCCTCACATCACTACCCCTTTTATCTATTGTTTTATCAATTCTCATTCAATCAAATCTCTCTTTCTtgttcctcttcttcttcaccATCATTACTCGAATTCATGGGGGACAACAATGTCAACCTCCCACCTGGATTCCGATTCTGCCCCACGGATGAAGAGCTTCTCGTCCATTTCCTCCAACGCAAAGCCTCTCTTCTACCTTACCATCCTGATATCATCCCTGATCTTGATCTCTATCCCTATGATCCTTGGGACTTGGAAGGTACGTAACTGAAatttcactacaagaaaaacagctATTTTCGACGAGTCCTATTGATAATGCATGGGTGATATATATGATGTGGTGCAGGTAAAGCTTTGGGAGAAGGTAGCAAGTGGTATTTCTACAGCAGGAGGACTCAGAACAGAATCACAAGCAA
This genomic window contains:
- the LOC108227969 gene encoding 15-cis-phytoene desaturase, chloroplastic/chromoplastic, which encodes MITLTFPTLSTTISASRHRRRRHLRRLIFTSRLSTTTPTSTSTSPNPNKTGVIIIGGGLSGLAAATKLTSLNIPFLLLESSDAVGGRVRTDVVDGFLLDRGFQIFITAYPEAQKLLDYESLQLQTFYSGAKVFYGNTFHTVADPLRHFSDSLPTLVNPIGNFFDKLLVAITRIKVLIKSDEEIFSSEEVSTIDLLRGIGFSECMIDRFFRPFFGGIFFDRELETTSRLFEFVFKCLAVGTNTLPANGISAIPEQLAGKLPAGSVLLNSRVCSVNVGLDSVANVELENGEVFRSENGVILAVEEPEAIRLLGRKMKGEFKEPRKTVCLYFSAEMYQIPFKDPVLYINGSGKGIVNNMFFATNVAPSYGPPGKGLVSVSLIGLFEDVSDEDLIAKVVKELSDWFGGSVVGSWRHLRTYRIGFAQPNQSPPTDLMKDPRLGPGLYMCGDYLTSATFDGALVSGKRAAEALLKDEALIKV
- the LOC108226102 gene encoding L-type lectin-domain containing receptor kinase IV.2, translating into MAITNDKPKLIGHAYYPSALQFMPNQNKGNKSSVVTFSTNFVFSINPKYPEIGGHGLTFVLLSTKQPQECRLNQYLGLPNDTSMETYSTRALAVEFDVVQNLEFMDINDNHVGIDISSLISNISKPAAYFIGNTTMSINLKSGSPFHAWIDYNNQEMLLNVTVAPLGILKPQKPLITLPIDLSTVINEYMYIGFTASTGLLSASHNILGWSFSFGGKAQDLDPSDLPSLDKSVKVIHSKGFIVGISLATVTLVILIVLGATHIIHHFRNEDDIMEDWEVEYGARRFKYSDLVAATRGFGEKHLIGSGGFGRVYKGVIPDTGLEVAIKRIAQDSRQGMREFVAEITSMGRLRHRNLVQLHGWCRRQDELHLIYDYVPNGSLDHLLFENPQQKKKLLTWEKRYNILVGVAQALLYLHEECDQIVVHRDVKPSNVLIDADLNAKLGDFGLARTYDHGLHPQTTHIVGTLGYLAPELTKTGKATTRTDVYGYGALMLELVSGRRPIEPQKNPDELVLVDWVRDLHSRGKILHAVDPTLDEYNQYEAEVVLSLGLLCSHPLADHRPSMRCVVQVLLGDASIPQLPFDIHQEAAGVITDYSMIYDKSCNPPSDGASSSQSTSFTGFDKKLVGTQVSRATF